A stretch of Coccidioides posadasii str. Silveira chromosome 2, complete sequence DNA encodes these proteins:
- a CDS encoding uncharacterized protein (BUSCO:474125at4751~EggNog:ENOG410PK1Q~COG:S~TransMembrane:2 (i47-69o75-95i)~BUSCO:9152at33183) has protein sequence MVSFWPWRGSDNSPASFEKALSHLSKRLADTNIHLDKLRHRSRRFRALWTLYTSFVYILYSLILVLVLGQGRWGPIEYTAICGGPVVIYVVRLAAENFYNYRISKTQNVLDDLQKQRDQTIEKLKEATKYNSTQLLLEKYGGDSPKLKRSGNDASSDEGRGSHKRRTPKDRTPLPLPERRTGLAPPPTANIRQIESGSISPPPQAQHDRPHTSAGFSPRPRAQVPAQADEPEFHPSAFSASVYTESRPPRWYDRVLDVLLGEDETLPKNRLVLICQQCRLVNGQAAPGVRTLEELGAWRCGSCGVWNNQDGQAKGIATGALPADALLSTHSRTRSQSLPHHPGQSPGTTEPPSSPERTWEPVPRPGSISSAVDREDNPAM, from the exons ATGGTGTCCTTCTGGCCATGGAGG GGCTCTGATAACTCCCCGGCATCCTTCGAGAAAGCTCTATCCCATCTGTCAAAGCGATTGGCAGACACAAACATCCACCTGGACAAATTGCGGCACCGCTCCCGCCGTTTCAGAGCTCTTTGGACACTATACACCAGCTTTGTCTACATCCTCTACTCGCTGATTCTCGTCCTCGTGCTGGGACAGGGACGATGGGGACCTATCGAATATACAGCCATATGCGGTGGGCCAGTTGT TATTTACGTCGTCCGACTCGCCGCAGAAAACTTCTATAACTATCGCATCTCCAAGACACAGAATGTCCTCGACGACCTCCAAAAGCAGCGTGACCAAACTATTGAAAAGCTCAAGGAGGCGACAAAGTACAATTCGACGCAGTTACTCCTGGAAAAATATGGTGGAGACTCGCCCAAACTAAAGCGCTCCGGCAACGATGCTAGCAGTGACGAAGGACGAGGTTCGCACAAACGTCGAACCCCGAAGGATAGaactcctcttcctcttcctgaGAGGAGAACAGGGCTTGCTCCACCACCCACAGCAAACATCCGGCAAATTGAATCGGGCTCCATCTCTCCCCCTCCACAGGCACAACATGACCGACCTCATACCTCCGCTGGATTTTCACCGCGCCCCCGAGCCCAAGTCCCAGCCCAGGCGGATGAGCCGGAATTCCACCCTAGCGCATTCTCCGCGTCCGTCTATACGGAATCCCGCCCGCCGCGATGGTATGATCGGGTACTGGATGTTTTGCTGGGCGAGGATGAAACTCTTCCGAAGAACCGCCTGGTTCTCATATGCCAGCAATGCCGCCTCGTTAATGGACAAGCGGCCCCCGGTGTTCGGACGCTGGAAGAACTGGGTGCGTGGAGATGTGGCAGCTGTGGCGTGTGGAACAACCAAGACGGTCAGGCCAAGGGTATCGCCACAGGGGCTCTTCCAGCGGATGCGCTCCTATCCACTCACTCTCGAACACGCAGTCAAAGCCTCCCTCATCATCCTGGGCAAAGCCCCGGCACCACGGAGCCGCCAAGTTCTCCTGAAAGGACGTGGGAGCCGGTGCCACGTCCAGGAAGTATTAGTAGCGCGGTGGATAGAGAAGATAATCCCGCGATGTAA
- a CDS encoding uncharacterized protein (EggNog:ENOG410PKVU~COG:U~BUSCO:1603at33183) produces MLSRIRGAIDARIAEEQARQRGAQETLSRSNSARRANPSPARRPSTRVKRGNSFLAKNPDPSEFDAEFVVGDDDSSTRTSTPRPESANNMADGGGELDEKATLNESAPAAPTSLLGKSSGQTPADLPTDVRVKLRRLDKLESKYQELLKAYRIAHARVLSIEPFEAALRENTPLTSISEPRALAEYLNQLTLKGDMVVDELKRVTAERDDFKKKLESAEKSTREAWDEVANLKRSQPGDEKKTAPEGEDVNGNDLPSIQTTSSAGDDSLDNSQKSPTTSITSRAASIRGLFSPRAKPVMSPPPPPEENEEFFSFDNEIPRLESEVHEKEQEIESLKAQVKTLTGDLSVARESTEGMAHSLEAATRDVSELRDKNDRLESRFKDERHDLREQIISLESKLRATESELRRSSTSMDDVNSQLKKTREELRQIKDTAESQSAEGDGQKSADKKRLEVLQGVVTNLKSQLKDAESTIKSLQTDLSASKADATRAQTIVDFIDSGLKENEKWKDAKELISGGQSVNFEDIRQDLIAPASQLAPVSTSTPSAPGGKKKNKKKKKGGRSEPESGTKEAATKQVHEPNPPNISSADAIRELEDKVTKLGSDLAEKDAAIDRLHGKLKGEDNLREEIESLRDDLMNIGQDHVEAKDKVKELLAQKAALEKTIQDLESEIVALKTSSASASSDAEKVHKDLMTEFEDLKVKAVTLETDLSAAQQLAASRFKDLTDLRQTLQKIQPELRTLRQESADLKTTKEELKNKTAELGRVERKQEDLRVEIKDLKSAIGDKDAEVRTLNQKIAQETNSRLKAEQALEVAQSDLRYSESQKQEAVEKNEQTSKDLNKTQEQLQSAKSKVRELEEQVSKLNREIESLHDEIQLKTAQHASAQSLMNSMRDQTSEMAMQIKEVRERCESLEEELSDAQRLLSERTREGETMRRLLSEVELRTEHKVRDFKERLETAIEERDRAEDEANIVGRRRAREMEELKSKAREAERALRRAEEDKEELEHAQKEWKRRREEFEAEMERSRQELTDVKEAMAQLRDALDESEKQARELEKERSELRRSVEETNQRLEKLRKTNKSLSEDLKAIQAGKGRVESGNRSPRSSIDSGRRRGVMSPPPRARNESLARSEATTGPGAGNIDHVYLKNVLLQFLEQKDKSYQKQLIPVLGMLLHFDANDEQRWMSAISSK; encoded by the exons ATGCTCTCC CGTATCCGAGGTGCCATTGATGCCCGGATTGCAGAAGAACAAGCCCGCCAGAGAGGTGCCCAGGAAACCCTCTCCCGCTCAAACTCCGCTCGTCGCGCGAATCCCTCTCCTGCCAGACGTCCGAGCACAAGGGTCAAACGCGGCAACAGCTTCCTTGCCAAAAATCCAGATCCGTCGGAATTCGATGCGGAATTTGTCGTCGGTGACGATGATTCATCGACAAGGACCAGCACCCCTCGCCCGGAGTCTGCGAACAACATGGCCGATGGCGGCGGCGAGCTAGACGAGAAAGCCACTCTTAACGAGTCGGCGCCCGCCGCACCTACCTCTCTACTAGGGAAATCCTCGGGTCAGACACCAGCGGATTTACCAACCGATGTCAGAGTGAAGCTACGGAGGCTGGACAAGTTGGAATCCAAATACCAAG AGCTCTTAAAGGCCTATCGAATTGCTCACGCGCGCGTCCTGTCGATCGAACCATTCGAGGCTGCCCTGCGAGAGAATACACCACTTACCTCAATAAGCGAGCCCCGTGCGTTAGCCGAATATCTCAATCAGCTCACTCTAAAAGGAGACATGGTGGTGGACGAATTAAAGAGAGTAACCGCGGAAAGAGACGACTTTAAAAAGAAACTTGAATCTGCCGAGAAATCCACACGTGAAGCATGGGATGAGGTCGCTAATTTGAAACGTTCTCAGCCCGGTGATGAAAAGAAGACGGCTCCAGAGGGAGAAGATGTGAATGGAAACGACCTTCCCAGTATCCAGACCACTTCGTCCGCTGGAGATGACTCCCTGGATAATTCCCAAAAATCCCCTACAACATCGATAACCTCTCGTGCCGCTTCCATTCGTGGGCTGTTTTCTCCAAGAGCCAAGCCCGTAATGTCTCCGCCTCCTCCACCGGAAGAAAACGAAGAGTTCTTCTCCTTCGATAACGAAATCCCGAGATTGGAATCAGAAGTACACGAAAAGGAACAGGAGATCGAGTCTCTTAAGGCTCAGGTTAAGACCTTGACTGGGGATCTGTCTGTGGCTCGGGAGTCTACCGAAGGCATGGCTCATAGTTTGGAAGCTGCAACACGCGATGTCTCGGAGCTACGTGATAAGAACGATCGCCTCGAGTCCCGGTTTAAAGATGAGCGCCATGACTTGCGAGAGCAAATTATATCTCTAGAATCAAAGTTGAGAGCGACTGAATCTGAATTGCGGAGATCGTCCACCTCCATGGACGATGTCAACTCCCAGCTAAAGAAAACAAGAGAGGAGCTCCGGCAGATCAAGGATACGGCTGAGTCTCAGTCGGCAGAAGGGGATGGTCAGAAATCTGCCGACAAGAAACGGCTTGAGGTTTTGCAGGGTGTTGTGACGAATTTGAAGTCGCAATTAAAAGATGCCGAATCCACCATCAAATCTCTCCAGACCGATCTCTCTGCAAGCAAGGCCGACGCAACGCGAGCACAGACAATTGTTGATTTCATAGACAGCGGCTTAAAGGAAAATGAGAAGTGGAAAGATGCAAAAGAACTCATTTCGGGCGGTCAGTCAGTTAATTTTGAAGATATTCGGCAAGATTTGATTGCGCCGGCCTCCCAGCTTGCTCCCGTCAGCACCTCAACGCCCTCCGCTCCCGGTggcaagaaaaagaataaaaagaagaagaaaggtgGAAGATCAGAACCTGAGAGTGGCACAAAAGAAGCTGCTACTAAACAGGTTCATGAACCAAACCCCCCGAATATTTCATCCGCAGATGCGATTCGGGAGCTGGAGGATAAAGTGACCAAGCTCGGTTCCGACCTGGCGGAGAAGGATGCGGCGATAGATCGACTTCATGGCAAGCTAAAAGGAGAAGACAACCTTCGTGAAGAAATTGAATCTCTTCGAGATGACCTCATGAACATCGGCCAGGATCACGTAGAAGCAAAGGATAAAGTCAAGGAGTTGCTGGCACAAAAAGCTGCGCTTGAGAAGACAATTCAAGATCTCGAGAGCGAAATAGTGGCCTTAAAAACTAGCTCTGCTTCAGCTTCATCTGATGCCGAGAAAGTCCACAAAGATCTAATGACCGAGTTCGAGGATTTGAAGGTCAAAGCCGTAACTTTAGAAACCGACCTCTCGGCTGCGCAGCAATTAGCCGCATCTCGGTTTAAAGACCTGACCGACTTGCGTCAGACATTGCAGAAGATCCAACCCGAGTTACGAACCCTCCGCCAAGAATCCGCGGATCTAAAGACTACAAAGGAGGAGTTGAAGAATAAGACGGCAGAGCTTGGGCGGGTTGagagaaagcaagaagaTCTACGCGTCGAGATCAAGGATCTCAAGTCGGCCATTGGCGATAAGGATGCCGAAGTCAGGACGCTCAATCAGAAGATCGCCCAGGAGACCAATAGCCGGCTGAAGGCTGAGCAAGCGTTGGAGGTTGCGCAGTCGGACCTTCGATACTCAGAAAGCCAAAAACAGGAAGCAGTTGAGAAGAACGAACAGACGTCAAAGGACCTTAACAAGACACAAGAACAACTCCAATCCGCCAAATCCAAAGTGCGAGAATTAGAAGAGCAAGTGTCCAAGCTCAACCGAGAGATCGAGAGTTTACACGATGAGATACAGCTCAAAACGGCGCAACACGCAAGCGCCCAGAGCCTGATGAACAGTATGCGCGATCAAACTTCGGAGATGGCAATGCAAATTAAAGAGGTACGTGAGAGATGTGAGAGTTTAGAGGAAGAGCTTTCAGACGCCCAGCGTCTTTTATCGGAGCGGACAAGGGAAGGCGAAACCATGCGACGACTGCTCTCGGAGGTCGAACTGCGAACAGAACACAAGGTCAGGGACTTTAAGGAGCGATTGGAGACCGCCATCGAAGAACGAGACCGGGCCGAGGATGAAGCGAACATTGTTGGCCGCAGACGCGCAAGGGAAATGGAGGAGCTCAAATCAAAAGCACGAGAAGCAGAACGGGCTTTACGAAGAGCGGAGGAGGACAAGGAGGAACTTGAACATGCCCAGAAAGAGTGGAAACGACGACGAGAAGAGTTTGAAGCGGAGATGGAGCGATCAAGACAGGAACTCACGGATGTGAAGGAGGCTATGGCCCAATTACGTGACGCACTGGATGAGAGTGAGAAACAGGCGAGGGAACTGGAGAAGGAGAGATCCGAACTGCGCCGGTCGGTCGAAGAAACCAACCAGCGACTCGAGAAGCTAAGGAAGACAAACAAATCCCTATCCGAGGACCTGAAAGCGATCCAAGCCGGAAAGGGACGCGTTGAATCCGGCAATCGTTCGCCTCGATCGTCCATTGATTCAGGCAGACGCCGCGGAGTGATGTCTCCGCCGCCACGGGCACGAAACGAATCTCTCGCCCGCAGCGAGGCGACGACCGGGCCAGGAGCCGGAAATATCGATCACGTCTACCTCAAGAATGTACTGCTGCAGTTCCTGGAGCAAAAGGATAAAAGCTATCAAAAACAGCTGATTCCCGTGCTGGGGATGCTGCTGCATTTTGATGC CAACGATGAGCAGAGATGGATGTCTGCTATATCCTCGAAATGA